A portion of the Bacteroidales bacterium genome contains these proteins:
- a CDS encoding cytochrome c3 family protein: MWHHETTVLAGYTLYDSPTFDGGTTIIDPGASSRLCLSCHDGTVALENFGGVSSGTNYIDPSSRIGGVAGNDLSTEHPISFDYTDALASGDGGLFPRTTTNSGLGSTIDNDMLFSSRMECASCHDVHNRYGVMHLLKMSNVNSELCLTCHNK; the protein is encoded by the coding sequence TTGTGGCACCATGAAACCACGGTGCTGGCCGGTTATACCCTCTATGATTCACCCACATTTGATGGAGGAACCACCATTATCGATCCAGGGGCAAGCTCACGCCTCTGCCTAAGCTGCCATGACGGGACCGTGGCACTGGAGAATTTCGGTGGGGTCAGTTCCGGCACCAACTATATCGATCCTTCATCGCGGATCGGGGGGGTGGCCGGCAATGATCTGAGCACAGAACATCCCATCTCTTTTGATTATACCGATGCGCTGGCCTCCGGTGACGGAGGTCTTTTCCCTCGTACAACCACCAACAGCGGGCTGGGGAGCACCATCGATAACGATATGCTTTTCAGTAGCAGGATGGAGTGCGCCTCGTGCCACGATGTTCATAACAGGTACGGGGTCATGCACCTGTTGAAGATGTCCAATGTGAACAGCGAACTCTGCCTGACCTGCCATAACAAATAG
- a CDS encoding cytochrome c3 family protein, with protein MKCLRNICIRLLLGMGMIFLSQCSPYAGKSLLHFFFDGVPDADTISVASADPGIADPDSTLMASGQRAPDEAELFIHYPYGERECASCHNKSSLGSMTEPQPALCYICHEDLTGQFNYLHGPVAGGVLHRLSRSP; from the coding sequence ATGAAGTGCCTGCGAAACATATGCATAAGGCTGCTTTTAGGGATGGGAATGATCTTTTTAAGTCAGTGTTCCCCCTATGCGGGAAAAAGTCTGTTGCACTTTTTCTTTGATGGGGTTCCGGATGCAGACACCATCTCTGTGGCCTCTGCAGATCCAGGAATCGCAGACCCCGATTCAACTTTGATGGCCTCCGGTCAAAGGGCTCCGGATGAAGCGGAGCTGTTCATCCACTATCCTTATGGAGAGCGGGAATGCGCCTCCTGTCATAATAAGAGCTCGCTGGGAAGCATGACAGAACCCCAGCCTGCACTTTGCTATATCTGTCACGAAGATCTGACCGGACAATTTAACTACCTGCATGGACCGGTTGCCGGGGGGGTACTGCACCGCCTGTCACGATCCCCATAG
- a CDS encoding cytochrome c3 family protein produces MDRLPGGYCTACHDPHSSGNEMLLRFTGEKLCFYCHKAGSVMRNEMHEGIEGMLCTDCHNPHGGEDNYIFQ; encoded by the coding sequence ATGGACCGGTTGCCGGGGGGGTACTGCACCGCCTGTCACGATCCCCATAGCTCGGGGAATGAGATGCTGCTCAGGTTTACCGGTGAAAAGCTCTGTTTCTATTGCCATAAGGCTGGTAGTGTCATGCGAAACGAGATGCATGAAGGGATTGAGGGCATGCTTTGTACCGATTGCCATAATCCGCACGGGGGAGAAGATAACTATATTTTTCAATAG
- a CDS encoding MATE family efflux transporter produces MKDLTEGSVGKNILRFAMPMLVGHMFQQLYTFVDQIIVGRFLGKEALAAVGASFPVIFTLIALIIGIATGGTIVISQFYGAKNFTKVKRAIDTIFIVMGVFAVIMTVIGISFSEQIFRLIKLPEELLPMANTYLTIYVSGLVVFFGYNGVAAILRGLGDSITPLYFLVLSTILNIGLDLLFIVKLGWGIEGAAFATLIAQGTAFMVAVFYLNRNHELIRFNLREFSFDWDIFKQSLRIGLPTGVQQAFVALGMMALMRIVNGFGTDVVAGYTAAGRLDSLAVIPSMVFSHALATFVGQNIGAGKIDRVKKGLARTLLMSSATALVITILVIIFKYPLMNLFTRDQAVIDIGGRYLTIVTSFYLLFTGMFTYGGVMRGAGDTLIPMFLTIFSLWIIRIPAAVFLSQESIQIFGLSIKGAGLGATGIWWSIPSGWGIGLLLSVIYYRTGRWKTRTVVKAKVEPATITR; encoded by the coding sequence ATGAAAGATTTAACCGAAGGCAGCGTAGGAAAAAACATATTGCGTTTCGCCATGCCAATGCTGGTAGGGCATATGTTTCAGCAGCTTTATACCTTTGTAGATCAGATCATTGTAGGCAGATTCCTGGGGAAAGAGGCACTGGCAGCGGTAGGTGCTTCCTTCCCGGTCATCTTCACCCTGATCGCTCTGATCATCGGGATTGCAACCGGTGGGACCATTGTGATCTCCCAGTTTTATGGCGCCAAAAACTTTACCAAAGTCAAACGTGCCATTGATACCATTTTTATTGTCATGGGTGTTTTTGCCGTGATCATGACCGTCATCGGGATCTCCTTTTCAGAACAGATTTTCCGTCTGATCAAGCTCCCCGAGGAGCTTTTGCCCATGGCCAACACCTACTTAACTATTTACGTATCCGGACTGGTGGTCTTTTTCGGCTATAACGGGGTGGCGGCCATCCTGAGGGGACTGGGCGATTCCATTACTCCCCTCTATTTCCTGGTTCTTTCCACCATTCTCAATATCGGACTGGACCTGCTGTTTATTGTGAAACTTGGCTGGGGCATCGAGGGTGCGGCTTTTGCTACCCTGATTGCCCAGGGGACTGCCTTTATGGTGGCCGTATTCTATCTCAACAGGAACCATGAACTGATCAGATTTAACCTCAGGGAGTTCTCCTTTGACTGGGATATCTTTAAACAGAGTCTGCGCATTGGCCTGCCCACAGGGGTACAGCAGGCATTTGTGGCTCTGGGAATGATGGCGCTTATGCGAATTGTCAACGGATTTGGAACAGATGTGGTTGCAGGTTATACGGCTGCCGGCCGGCTCGACAGTCTGGCGGTCATCCCCTCCATGGTTTTTTCTCATGCCCTGGCAACTTTCGTGGGACAAAATATCGGGGCCGGAAAAATAGACCGGGTGAAAAAGGGACTGGCCCGCACCCTGCTGATGTCATCGGCCACGGCCCTGGTAATCACAATTCTGGTAATTATTTTCAAGTATCCGCTTATGAACCTGTTTACCCGCGATCAGGCGGTGATCGACATCGGGGGCAGGTACCTGACCATTGTCACCTCCTTCTACCTTTTGTTTACAGGGATGTTTACCTATGGAGGGGTAATGCGGGGGGCCGGGGATACTCTGATTCCCATGTTCCTGACCATTTTCTCTCTGTGGATCATACGGATTCCGGCCGCCGTGTTCCTCAGCCAGGAGAGCATACAGATATTCGGACTGAGCATAAAAGGGGCCGGACTGGGAGCTACGGGAATCTGGTGGTCCATTCCCAGCGGGTGGGGAATCGGATTGCTGCTGTCTGTCATCTACTACCGGACGGGCCGCTGGAAAACCAGGACGGTTGTCAAAGCCAAAGTGGAACCAGCTACCATTACCCGTTAA
- a CDS encoding tryptophanase, translated as MLPYAEPYKIKMVEPMHPSTRAEREEWLREAHYNLFNLKSTQVFIDLLTDSGTGAMSQEQWSALMSGDEAYAGSRSFDRMKEVITSLTGFPYVLPTHQGRAAENVLFSVLVKEGQVVPGNAHFDTTKGHIEFRKARAFDCTIDEAGDTRKYHPFKGNLDLSKLENLIQVYGKERIPLIIVTVTCNSTGGQPVSMENLKAVRNFADQYGIPVVFDAARFAENAWFIKTREKGYKDHSIRDIIREMFSCADGMTMSSKKDGIVNMGGFIALRSRDLFREASTFNIMFEGFITYGGMSGRDMAALAQGLEEASTYSYLESRITQVHYLGELLRKAGVPVQEPFGGHAIFVDAARFLPGVPREEFIAQTLAAELYLESGVRAVEIGTLLADRDPETRENRYPRLELLRLTIPRRVYTRNHMDYVAAALINIHKRKEQIHSGYKITYEAPIMRHFTVELEKIT; from the coding sequence ATGTTACCATACGCAGAACCCTATAAAATAAAAATGGTCGAACCCATGCATCCCAGCACCAGGGCGGAGCGGGAAGAGTGGCTCCGGGAGGCACATTATAACCTGTTTAACCTGAAGAGCACACAGGTATTTATCGACCTGCTGACCGACTCCGGAACCGGGGCCATGAGCCAGGAGCAGTGGTCCGCCCTGATGAGCGGTGACGAAGCCTATGCCGGAAGCCGGTCCTTTGATCGGATGAAGGAGGTAATCACCTCTCTGACAGGCTTCCCCTACGTTCTTCCCACCCATCAGGGACGAGCCGCTGAAAATGTGCTCTTTTCGGTGCTGGTGAAGGAGGGACAAGTGGTACCGGGTAATGCACATTTCGATACAACCAAGGGACATATTGAGTTTAGAAAGGCCCGCGCCTTTGACTGTACCATCGATGAGGCCGGAGACACCCGGAAGTACCACCCTTTTAAAGGAAACCTCGATTTAAGTAAACTTGAAAATTTGATTCAGGTCTACGGGAAGGAGCGGATTCCGCTGATAATTGTTACAGTCACCTGCAACTCCACAGGAGGCCAGCCCGTGAGTATGGAGAATCTGAAGGCAGTGCGCAATTTTGCCGATCAATACGGGATCCCCGTAGTCTTTGATGCGGCCAGGTTTGCAGAAAATGCCTGGTTCATCAAGACCAGGGAGAAAGGCTACAAGGATCATTCGATCAGGGACATCATCCGGGAGATGTTCTCCTGTGCCGATGGAATGACCATGAGCAGCAAGAAAGACGGAATTGTGAATATGGGCGGATTCATTGCTCTCAGGAGCAGGGACCTCTTCCGGGAAGCATCCACCTTTAATATCATGTTTGAAGGATTCATCACCTACGGGGGCATGTCGGGAAGGGATATGGCCGCCCTGGCTCAGGGGCTGGAAGAGGCCTCCACCTATAGCTACCTGGAAAGCAGGATCACCCAGGTCCACTACCTGGGTGAGCTGCTCAGGAAAGCAGGAGTTCCCGTGCAGGAACCATTTGGGGGACATGCCATTTTTGTCGATGCCGCCCGCTTTCTGCCTGGGGTGCCCAGGGAAGAGTTTATCGCACAAACACTGGCGGCAGAACTATATCTGGAATCGGGAGTCAGGGCCGTGGAAATCGGGACCCTCCTGGCCGACCGGGATCCGGAAACCCGTGAGAACCGGTATCCCAGGTTAGAACTGCTGCGCTTAACCATCCCCCGGAGGGTGTATACCAGGAACCATATGGATTATGTGGCCGCTGCACTGATCAACATTCATAAACGCAAAGAGCAGATCCACTCGGGGTACAAGATCACTTATGAGGCCCCGATTATGCGTCATTTTACCGTGGAGCTTGAAAAAATCACCTAA
- a CDS encoding cytochrome c3 family protein: MIQWLIVDILIVLTVPFSRSATPDTGQEPFSECRECHSDLVEQEIMHYPAGDACNNCHESTGASHPSEDSAGFRLMDQIPVLCFYCHEENGPVSFAHKPVEDGNCLGCHDAHGSSESSLLLAGDPDLCLSFHNREYRSDSTETANIGRLVKGKMTAHSAIPGGGCMSCHQAHGSGFRSLLVDLYPEEDYLPALTENFGLCFLCHDTDLLEAGETEWGTGFRNGKKNLHRLHINGNKGRNCRMCHNIHGSPRPFLVEEQIVFGSWEMQMNFIPDEQGGSCLPGCHGKLSYQR; the protein is encoded by the coding sequence ATGATACAATGGCTGATAGTAGATATCCTGATCGTTCTGACGGTTCCCTTCAGCAGATCGGCCACCCCGGATACGGGGCAGGAGCCCTTCTCAGAGTGCAGGGAGTGCCATTCGGATCTGGTGGAGCAGGAGATCATGCACTATCCGGCCGGGGATGCCTGCAATAACTGTCACGAATCCACCGGCGCATCCCATCCTTCAGAAGACAGCGCTGGATTTCGATTGATGGACCAGATACCCGTGCTCTGTTTTTACTGTCATGAGGAGAACGGACCAGTAAGTTTTGCTCATAAACCCGTTGAAGATGGCAACTGTCTGGGATGTCACGATGCCCACGGTTCATCGGAGTCTTCCCTTTTGCTTGCCGGGGATCCGGATCTGTGCCTCTCCTTTCACAACCGGGAATACAGGTCCGACTCTACGGAAACAGCAAATATCGGCCGGCTTGTCAAGGGGAAAATGACGGCACATTCGGCCATCCCGGGCGGAGGGTGCATGTCCTGTCACCAGGCCCATGGCTCCGGCTTCCGGTCCCTGCTGGTGGACCTGTATCCGGAGGAGGACTACCTGCCGGCACTTACTGAGAATTTCGGGCTCTGTTTTCTTTGCCATGATACCGACCTTCTGGAAGCCGGGGAGACTGAATGGGGCACCGGGTTCAGGAATGGGAAGAAGAATCTTCACAGGCTTCATATAAACGGGAACAAAGGAAGGAACTGCCGGATGTGTCATAACATTCACGGATCGCCCCGGCCCTTTCTGGTGGAGGAGCAAATTGTCTTTGGGTCCTGGGAGATGCAGATGAATTTTATTCCTGATGAGCAGGGGGGATCCTGTCTTCCCGGATGTCACGGAAAACTGTCATACCAGAGGTAA
- a CDS encoding cytochrome c3 family protein codes for MRQFPAIALLLLVLIPALAGAQSIVTTVHNLSVSGPGDVRAVSESEICIFCHTPHHSLPASPLWNKDDRGYTYTLYHSSTAEAVPGQPDGASILCLSCHDGTTALGQVLSRTGDIGFSGGISTLPPGTSNISTDLADDHPISFDYTTGLAAADGQLKDPAALVPPVALFSGRMQCTSCHDPHRNLTNDFLVLTKQFSELCFSCHNRNFWSFSSHSNSTAAWNGNGTDPWPHTTYQTVAENACESCHIPHNA; via the coding sequence ATGAGACAATTCCCAGCCATAGCACTGCTCCTCCTGGTCCTGATCCCTGCCTTAGCCGGAGCCCAGTCCATTGTTACCACGGTTCATAACCTCTCCGTATCGGGTCCTGGGGATGTGCGGGCCGTATCGGAATCGGAAATCTGCATTTTCTGTCATACTCCGCACCACAGCCTGCCGGCCAGTCCGCTCTGGAACAAGGATGACCGGGGATATACCTACACACTTTATCACAGTTCCACCGCTGAGGCTGTGCCGGGTCAGCCCGATGGTGCTTCCATTCTCTGTCTCAGCTGTCATGATGGCACCACCGCACTCGGACAGGTATTGAGCCGGACAGGCGATATTGGCTTTTCGGGAGGAATCAGCACCCTCCCTCCGGGGACTTCAAATATTTCCACCGATCTGGCCGATGATCATCCGATCTCCTTTGATTATACGACCGGACTGGCGGCAGCCGACGGACAGTTAAAGGACCCCGCGGCTCTTGTACCTCCTGTTGCTCTGTTCAGTGGCCGCATGCAGTGTACCTCCTGCCACGATCCCCACAGGAACCTGACCAATGATTTCCTGGTGCTGACCAAGCAGTTTTCGGAGCTGTGCTTTAGCTGTCATAACCGTAATTTCTGGTCTTTTTCATCCCATTCCAATTCTACGGCTGCCTGGAACGGAAACGGGACCGATCCCTGGCCACATACCACTTATCAGACGGTGGCCGAAAATGCATGCGAGAGCTGTCATATTCCGCACAATGCATGA
- a CDS encoding 6-bladed beta-propeller: MRYRGPCNERVKEYERAVRTGMMLMLLLLFVLPLKAQSAEEYRVKWIGEYPGERGEKRTSFGDRLSRIVFGQKPQDLMKPFNVVAVDQEQFWILDQGAGGVFQVAGGQGAWIRPLRRAELEYPSLVGICRMPGGDLLLTDSRLNRVLRISEGQLMIFGDSIPLDQPTGIACNRSNGEVWVVETGEHQLTRISSEGKLIEKIGGRGTGPGQYNFPTFLWIDQEGRIYVVDSMNDRIQILNQEGACLGSFGESGDATGYMARPKGIATDSKGNIYVADALFHAVQIFDSQGQFLYSFGSQGQGPGEFWMPAGLYIDEKDHIFVADTYNARVQVFQLEKEN; encoded by the coding sequence ATGAGATATAGAGGGCCATGTAATGAGCGGGTAAAAGAGTATGAAAGGGCTGTCCGGACGGGCATGATGCTTATGCTGCTCCTTCTGTTCGTACTTCCCTTAAAGGCTCAGTCCGCAGAAGAATACCGTGTGAAATGGATCGGGGAGTACCCCGGGGAAAGGGGAGAAAAAAGGACCAGCTTTGGCGACCGGCTATCCAGGATTGTATTCGGGCAGAAGCCGCAGGATCTGATGAAGCCCTTTAATGTGGTGGCTGTAGATCAGGAGCAGTTCTGGATTCTCGACCAGGGAGCAGGGGGAGTGTTTCAGGTGGCCGGTGGTCAGGGAGCCTGGATCCGGCCCCTCAGGCGAGCTGAGCTGGAATACCCTTCCCTGGTGGGGATCTGCCGGATGCCTGGCGGAGACTTGCTTCTCACCGATTCCAGACTAAACAGGGTGTTGCGCATTTCCGAAGGCCAGTTGATGATTTTCGGAGATTCCATCCCCCTGGATCAGCCAACCGGAATAGCCTGTAACAGAAGCAACGGAGAGGTCTGGGTGGTGGAGACCGGGGAACATCAGCTCACCAGGATCAGCAGTGAGGGGAAATTGATTGAGAAGATCGGGGGAAGGGGTACAGGTCCCGGTCAGTACAATTTTCCGACCTTTTTATGGATCGATCAGGAGGGCCGGATTTACGTTGTTGATTCAATGAATGATCGCATTCAGATTCTGAACCAGGAGGGGGCCTGTCTTGGGTCTTTTGGAGAATCGGGCGATGCTACGGGGTATATGGCCCGGCCCAAAGGAATCGCAACGGATTCAAAGGGAAACATTTACGTGGCCGATGCACTTTTTCACGCAGTTCAGATTTTTGATAGTCAGGGACAATTCCTCTACAGTTTCGGAAGCCAGGGGCAGGGTCCGGGTGAGTTCTGGATGCCTGCAGGCCTTTATATCGATGAAAAGGACCATATTTTTGTAGCTGACACCTACAATGCCAGGGTCCAGGTTTTTCAACTGGAAAAAGAAAATTGA
- a CDS encoding cytochrome c3 family protein: MSSTNILAQLTKPYLHNVYAYNLEHDAAEDPLVLSMHVECEDCHNPHAVSNTPALAPAANGFLTGISGVDQSGNPVDPIQYAYELCYRCHADSPAKPTSLTTRLIEQNNVILEFDPANPSHHALTSAGANPNVPSLIAPLSESSMIYCTDCHACHDPHGISHNQGNSTNHAHLINFDRSMVSPANNGLLQFESLGVFSGRCYLNCHGQNHMGFAFEY, from the coding sequence GTGTCGTCCACCAACATCCTGGCCCAGCTGACCAAGCCCTACCTGCATAATGTGTATGCATACAACCTGGAGCATGATGCTGCAGAGGATCCGCTGGTGCTTTCCATGCATGTGGAGTGCGAGGATTGCCATAATCCGCATGCTGTAAGCAATACACCTGCCCTGGCCCCGGCCGCCAATGGATTTCTCACCGGGATCTCCGGGGTGGATCAGAGCGGGAACCCGGTGGATCCCATTCAGTATGCTTATGAGCTTTGTTACCGTTGCCATGCCGACAGTCCGGCCAAACCGACCAGTCTGACCACCCGGCTGATTGAGCAGAATAATGTGATACTGGAGTTTGATCCGGCCAATCCCTCGCATCACGCACTTACTTCGGCAGGGGCCAATCCCAATGTCCCCAGTCTGATTGCTCCTCTTAGCGAATCAAGCATGATCTACTGTACGGATTGCCATGCCTGTCATGATCCGCACGGAATCAGTCATAACCAGGGCAACAGCACCAACCATGCCCATCTGATCAACTTCGACAGGAGCATGGTCTCACCTGCCAATAATGGTTTGCTGCAATTCGAGAGCCTGGGCGTGTTCTCAGGCCGTTGCTACCTGAATTGTCATGGTCAGAATCACATGGGATTTGCCTTTGAGTATTAA
- a CDS encoding two-component regulator propeller domain-containing protein, translated as MTRYLLLLIGLLLCSAGLAAQDDYLPFKRITINDGLSLSSVYHIYQDSKGFMWFGTEDGLNKYDGQNITVYGAHTDQHNLLADKWIELIFEDKSGVIWLGSKSGLTRYNPRTGMFTALKHDPKNISSLSNDTITAIEADLRNEIWVGTFRGLNHVDRFSREVQRVVPDDQELVGLSSRISGFLNDKSGRFWISTYKGLYSYDRKSGLFFSENRDGPIDTSTSIYDMALRDETLWLGTDRGLVKLDLSPDRRSQLIALNFAGENARITRVLPDYLGQVWILTGEGLYCYRKEEDDLQLFLSTGGSTHSLATDPRESLLEDLTGDIWFGTFGNGVFWIDPENFSYRHYMHNPADPESLSDNSINCVFQDRSGATWFGTFGAGISVMNPHSNRFTLFKNNPFNPNSLASSFIWTICEASDSTLWMGTNAHGISCYDQRRGTYTHYDHNPLEPGSLAHSSIRKIYQDSRGRIWIGTDGGGLNLFHPDKRSFTHFRHDPGNPASLSHNSVRAVFEDREGRIWVGTRNGLNLLLEDQKSFRRYLTAAAQETGPPHNFIYSAIHQDKNDKLWVGTYGGGLCRLNPEDGSCISYFYDPEDPNSISDNIVFSIYEDPQERFWIGTNSGLNMFYPATGTFRRFGVNEGLANEVIYGVLPDNNNCIWLSTNLGICRFDLETFEVRNFDMNDGLQSNEFNGGSFYRGPSGKLYFGGVYGMNIVDPETLEPVTNVPEFTLTSLEVLGKEVRIGGIDLEEEFEGQPERIVESDGNFYSSENVSYMEEIVLDYRHRFFSVEFAALNNLQTGDLHYSYIMENLDTDWNNAGSRNYVSYTNMKAGNYLLKVVAENTDGYRSDPPLQLSILITPPIWLSWWFILLEILVSVSIAVWIYIYLLKSRTNRLLKHQNQQISELMVESFDDTEREDHKAGFMKINQSVKHLLDLLENLLTWSRSQRGRIKYDPVKFNLSSLVQENINLHRLLAEKKGIMLHASEQDEVYAYGDRDMINSVIRNLVTNAVKFTNRDKKVEIQLKPRKEEIEVSIVDEGIGISPEQMEKLFRIDEKFKSTGTAGEKGTGLGLIICREFVEKNGGEIKVESSPGKGSVFSFTVPMAN; from the coding sequence ATGACCAGGTACTTACTGCTTTTAATCGGACTGCTGCTCTGCTCCGCCGGACTGGCCGCACAGGATGACTATCTCCCCTTTAAGCGGATTACCATCAACGATGGCCTCTCCCTGAGTTCGGTCTACCATATATACCAGGACTCCAAAGGATTTATGTGGTTTGGGACCGAGGACGGCCTGAATAAATATGATGGCCAGAACATCACGGTGTACGGAGCACATACCGATCAGCACAATCTGCTGGCAGATAAATGGATTGAACTCATCTTCGAAGATAAATCGGGAGTCATCTGGCTCGGCTCCAAAAGCGGACTTACCAGGTACAATCCGCGTACAGGTATGTTTACCGCCCTGAAGCACGACCCGAAAAACATCTCCAGCCTCTCAAACGACACCATCACCGCCATTGAGGCAGACCTTAGAAATGAAATATGGGTGGGAACTTTCCGGGGACTGAACCATGTGGACCGGTTCTCCAGAGAAGTTCAGAGAGTCGTACCGGACGACCAGGAGCTGGTTGGGCTAAGCAGCCGGATCAGCGGATTTCTGAACGATAAATCGGGCCGTTTCTGGATTTCCACCTATAAGGGGCTCTACAGTTACGACAGGAAATCAGGATTATTTTTCAGTGAAAACAGGGATGGCCCGATCGATACCAGCACCTCCATTTACGATATGGCACTGAGAGACGAGACTCTCTGGCTCGGGACCGACAGGGGGCTGGTGAAGCTTGACCTGTCGCCCGACCGCCGGAGTCAGTTGATCGCACTGAATTTTGCCGGGGAAAATGCCAGGATCACCAGGGTCCTTCCGGACTATCTGGGCCAGGTATGGATACTTACCGGGGAGGGACTTTACTGCTACCGGAAAGAAGAGGACGACCTGCAACTTTTTCTCTCAACAGGAGGAAGCACTCACTCGCTGGCCACGGACCCCAGGGAATCACTGCTGGAAGACCTCACCGGAGATATCTGGTTCGGAACCTTTGGAAATGGTGTTTTCTGGATCGATCCGGAAAACTTCAGTTACCGGCATTATATGCATAATCCTGCTGATCCGGAAAGTCTCTCGGATAATTCCATCAATTGTGTTTTCCAGGATCGTTCCGGGGCCACCTGGTTTGGGACCTTTGGTGCCGGCATCTCTGTAATGAATCCCCATTCAAACAGGTTTACCCTGTTCAAAAACAACCCCTTTAATCCAAACAGCCTGGCCAGTTCATTTATCTGGACCATATGTGAAGCTTCGGACAGCACCCTGTGGATGGGCACAAATGCTCATGGGATCTCCTGCTACGATCAGCGCCGGGGGACCTACACACATTACGATCACAATCCACTTGAACCCGGCTCACTGGCTCACTCCTCCATCCGGAAAATCTACCAGGACAGCAGGGGCCGAATCTGGATCGGGACCGACGGAGGCGGACTAAATCTGTTCCATCCGGATAAGCGGTCTTTTACGCACTTCAGACATGATCCCGGCAATCCGGCTTCCCTGTCACACAATTCAGTCCGGGCAGTGTTTGAGGACCGGGAGGGAAGAATCTGGGTAGGCACACGCAACGGACTGAACCTCCTGCTGGAGGATCAAAAGAGTTTCAGGCGATACCTGACCGCCGCAGCCCAGGAAACAGGCCCCCCGCATAACTTCATTTACTCCGCCATTCACCAGGATAAAAATGACAAACTCTGGGTGGGAACCTACGGAGGCGGCCTCTGCAGGCTGAATCCGGAAGATGGCAGCTGCATCAGCTATTTTTACGATCCCGAAGATCCCAACAGTATTTCGGATAATATTGTCTTTTCTATTTATGAAGACCCTCAGGAGAGGTTCTGGATAGGGACCAACAGCGGACTGAATATGTTCTATCCGGCCACGGGAACCTTCCGACGTTTTGGGGTGAACGAGGGACTGGCCAATGAGGTGATATACGGAGTGCTTCCGGATAACAACAACTGCATCTGGCTAAGCACCAATCTGGGGATCTGCCGCTTCGATCTGGAGACTTTTGAAGTCAGGAACTTTGATATGAACGATGGCCTGCAGAGCAACGAATTTAATGGAGGCTCCTTCTACAGGGGACCCAGCGGGAAACTATATTTCGGAGGGGTATATGGCATGAATATCGTCGACCCCGAGACCCTGGAACCGGTCACGAATGTCCCGGAGTTCACCCTTACCAGCCTGGAAGTGCTTGGGAAAGAAGTACGAATCGGAGGGATTGATTTGGAAGAGGAGTTTGAGGGTCAGCCGGAACGTATAGTAGAATCCGATGGAAATTTCTACAGCAGTGAAAATGTGAGCTACATGGAGGAGATTGTTCTGGATTACCGGCATCGCTTCTTCTCTGTCGAATTTGCGGCCCTCAACAACCTGCAAACAGGCGATCTGCACTACAGCTATATCATGGAAAATCTTGATACGGACTGGAACAATGCCGGCTCCAGGAACTATGTTTCCTATACCAACATGAAAGCAGGCAATTATCTGCTGAAGGTGGTGGCCGAGAACACGGATGGATACCGGAGTGATCCGCCTCTGCAGCTTAGTATTCTTATCACTCCACCCATCTGGTTATCCTGGTGGTTTATCCTGCTGGAGATACTGGTCTCTGTATCCATCGCGGTTTGGATCTATATTTACCTGTTGAAGTCGCGGACCAACCGCCTGCTGAAGCATCAGAATCAGCAGATCAGCGAGCTGATGGTAGAAAGTTTTGACGATACGGAAAGAGAGGACCATAAAGCTGGATTTATGAAGATAAACCAGTCTGTAAAACATCTGCTCGACCTGCTGGAAAACCTCCTGACCTGGTCCAGATCGCAAAGGGGAAGAATCAAGTACGATCCGGTAAAGTTTAACCTGAGCTCCCTGGTTCAGGAGAATATCAACCTGCACCGGCTGCTGGCCGAGAAAAAGGGAATCATGTTACATGCATCTGAACAGGATGAAGTTTACGCTTACGGGGACCGGGACATGATCAACAGTGTAATACGCAACCTGGTTACCAATGCAGTCAAATTTACCAACAGAGATAAAAAGGTCGAGATCCAGCTGAAGCCCCGGAAGGAGGAGATCGAAGTGTCCATTGTGGATGAAGGGATCGGGATCAGCCCGGAACAGATGGAGAAATTGTTCCGGATAGATGAGAAATTCAAATCCACCGGGACGGCCGGGGAAAAAGGTACAGGACTCGGACTGATCATTTGCAGGGAATTCGTGGAAAAAAACGGGGGCGAGATAAAAGTTGAAAGCTCGCCCGGAAAGGGCTCGGTTTTCAGCTTTACAGTACCCATGGCCAACTGA